In Ovis aries strain OAR_USU_Benz2616 breed Rambouillet chromosome 13, ARS-UI_Ramb_v3.0, whole genome shotgun sequence, the genomic window TTCTACGCGCTCCTGGGCATCCCCCTGACCCTGGTCACCTTCCAGAGCCTCGGCGAGCGGCTGAACGCGCTGGTGCGGCGCCTCCTGCTGGCGGCCAAGCGCTGCCTGGGCCTGCGGCGGCCGCGCGTGTCCCCCGAGAACATGGTGGTGGCTGGGCTGCTGGTGTGCGCGGGCACCCTGGCCCTCGGGGCCGCCGCCTTCGCGCACTTCGAGGGCTGGACCTTCTTCCACGCCTACTACTACTGCTTCATCACGCTCACCACCATCGGCTTCGGCGACTTTGTGGCGCTGCAGAACGACGAGGCGCTGCAGAGAAAGCCGCCCTACGTGGCCTTCAGCTTCCTGTACATCCTCCTGGGGCTCACAGTCATCGGCGCCTTCCTCAACCTCGTGGTCCTGCGCTTCCTGGCGGCCGGCGCGGACGCGCCTGAGCGCGCTGCCCGCCCGCTCCGCCCGGGGGCGCCCGAGAGCCGAGGGCCCGCGCACCGCGCCGGCCTCCTCTCCATCTCCTGCCGCCTCCACCGGCTGGAGCTGTGCGCCCGCGACAATCCCGGCTTCTCGCCCCCCGCCAgccccggggctgggggcggcggCAGACCCGGCAGGCCCCCGGCCCGGCGGAAGTCCATCTGATAGCCCTTCCCACCTGTGCATCTCTGGAAGTGGTCCTGGGATGGGCCCCAGAAATCACGGGACTCGTCCCACAGGACTCGTCCAGGGGGTCGATCCTAGAACCTGAAGGTCTGGATTCGCCTGTCCGCGCACCCTCCCCAGAGCTTGGAGAAGGGCTGAGGGGCCGTGGCCTCAATACCGTCCTCTGCCACGAGCAGTTTCTCACTCCCTTCTGTGGCGCGAGCCCCGCTCTCCTCTCCAAAAAGACATTAAAAGTCGCATCATAAGCAAAAGCACGACTCTTTAAGTTGCCCCATAGGTGCAAGTGCCCTGTGGCCCCAATTGTTCTAGGAAGGCGTGGCCACACGCATTCTCCACAGGCCCGTTTTTCTGTTGTGTGACGTGGGTTTTCCGCGTTGTGGGGGCGATGCGCGACTTCCCACACTGGAATCCTAACCAGTGAGGCCAGCTGCTCCCACTATGAGAAGCACGGGGATCAGACGGACCGAAGAGAAACATTCACCATCCAGCGGGGACCACTGGGCAAACTGTGCACCATTTAAAGACCACGCATTCTTACTTGGCTGTAGAGTGGAACTGGCCCCAGCCCCGAATCTCATGTTCTTTGTCCTTGGCCAGCCCGTTTCGGATGGGGGAGGGGGTCTTACTGACACTCACCATGTCACTGGGACTACCCGAACCACTCTTCccgcccacccccaaccctggccGCTGtgcacagtatgtgggatctcagttccctgactagggatcaaatctttACTCTGTAAGTgtggagtcaaccactggactgccaaggcaGTCCCTGGGCCACAGTCTCTTCTGAGAACTGTGAGGTCTGGTTATTGCCAATCACCCACAATGGGACTTCAGGGAATTCTCATCCCCTCCCTGGGCcttagtttccacatctgtaaaatgagttcaCCCAGTATCCTGTTCCCTCCTGTGCACCTCTGGAAGTGGTGCTGGGATGGGCCCCAGACCTATAAATGGACACTAAGAAAGCTGACACCCCACAGCATTCAGGTCATTAAAATCAACGGCCCTCAGCATCCCAGAGGGAACTGCGTCAACACAAAACAGAGCAAGCTGGGTTAGAAAAGCcaaaaactttaattttcaacATGAGCTACATGGTCATGAACACAATGCAACGTGACCTGCTCCAACCCAGGGGCCCCAGaaaccctccctcccccaaagcCTGAGGGGCTCCTGCTcctggagagggaagagggggaaaGGTGAGTGGAGAGCGGGCCTGAGGACCAGGGGTCTGCCTTCCTGCCACCCCCTCAGGAGGCAGTGGTGCGGTGAAAGGGCTCAGAGATGATGTCCGAGGCCCTGGGTTCGTCTCCACTTTGCCCTCACAGAAACTATGAGTCAAACGGGCATGGTCAGCACCTCCTGGGCGGGGTTTGT contains:
- the KCNK15 gene encoding potassium channel subfamily K member 15 isoform X1, which encodes MREQSARTAALVLCIVSYLLVGAAVFDALESEAESGRKRLLAQKRSELRRKYGFSAEDYRELERLALQAEPHRAGRQWKFAGSFYFAITVITTIGYGHAAPGTDSGKVFCMFYALLGIPLTLVTFQSLGERLNALVRRLLLAAKRCLGLRRPRVSPENMVVAGLLVCAGTLALGAAAFAHFEGWTFFHAYYYCFITLTTIGFGDFVALQNDEALQRKPPYVAFSFLYILLGLTVIGAFLNLVVLRFLAAGADAPERAARPLRPGAPESRGPAHRAGLLSISCRLHRLELCARDNPGFSPPASPGAGGGGRPGRPPARRKSI
- the KCNK15 gene encoding potassium channel subfamily K member 15 isoform X2, producing the protein MDRGAWWATVNGPQQLDMTNSDCGDCPMHQGMLNRTLAFTHQMPAASHHLPGYGHAAPGTDSGKVFCMFYALLGIPLTLVTFQSLGERLNALVRRLLLAAKRCLGLRRPRVSPENMVVAGLLVCAGTLALGAAAFAHFEGWTFFHAYYYCFITLTTIGFGDFVALQNDEALQRKPPYVAFSFLYILLGLTVIGAFLNLVVLRFLAAGADAPERAARPLRPGAPESRGPAHRAGLLSISCRLHRLELCARDNPGFSPPASPGAGGGGRPGRPPARRKSI